The Falco naumanni isolate bFalNau1 chromosome 1, bFalNau1.pat, whole genome shotgun sequence genome window below encodes:
- the COPS4 gene encoding COP9 signalosome complex subunit 4, translating to MAAAVRQDLAQLMNSSGSHKDLAGKYRQILEKAIQLSGVEQLEALKAFVEAMVNENVSLVISRQLLTDFCTHLPSLPDSTAKEIYHFTLEKIQPRVISFEEQVASIRQHLASIYEKEEDWRNAAQVLVGIPLETGQKQYNVDYKLETYLKIARLYLEDDDPVQAEAYINRASLLQNESTNEQLQIHYKVCYARVLDYRRKFIEAAQRYNELSYKSIVHETERLEALKHALHCTILASAGQQRSRMLATLFKDERCQQLAAYGILEKMYLDRIIRGNQLQEFAAMLMPHQKATTADGSSILDRAVIEHNLLSASKLYNNITFEELGALLEIPAAKAEKIASQMITEGRMNGFIDQIDGIVHFETREALPTWDKQIQSLCFQVNNLLEKISQTAPEWTAQAMEAQMAQ from the exons ATGGCGGCCGCGGTGAGGCAGGACCTGGCGCAGCTGATGAATTCCAGCGGCTCTCACAAGGACTTGGCGGGCAA GTATCGTCAAATATTGGAAAAAGCTATTCAGCTGTCAGGTGTAGAACAACTTGAAGCTTTGAAAGCTTTTGTGGAAGCAA TGGTGAATGAGAATGTCAGTCTAGTGATCTCACGTCAGCTGCTGACAGATTTCTGTACCCATCTTCCAAGTCTTCCTGACAGCACAGCCAAAGAAATTTACCACTTCAccttggaaaaaatacagcctAGAGTTATTTCATTTGAAGAGCAG GTCGCTTCAATAAGGCAACATCTTGCATCAATCTATGAGAAAGAAGAAGACTGGAGAAATGCAGCACAAGTATTGGTGGGAATCCCTTTAGAAACAGGACAAAA ACAGTACAATGTAGATTATAAACTGGAGACCTACCTGAAAATTGCCAGGCTGTATCTGGAGGATGATGACCCAGTTCAAGCAGAAGCTTATATTAATCGAGCTTCCTTGCTTCAGAATGAATCAACTAATGAACAGCTGCAAATCCATTATAAG GTTTGCTATGCTCGAGTTCTTGATTACAGAAGAAAGTTCATTGAGGCTGCCCAAAGATACAATGAGCTCTCCTATAAGAGCATAGTCCATGAAACTGAGCGACTGGAGGCACTGAAGCATGCTTTGCATTGTACTATTTTGGCATCAGCAG GACAACAGCGTTCTCGCATGCTTGCTACACTTTTCAAGGATGAGAGATGCCAGCAGCTTGCAGCCTATGGGATCTTGGAGAAAATGTATCTCGACAGAATTATCCGTGGAAATCAACTGCAAGAGTTTGCAGCTATGCTAATGCCTCACCAGAAGGCAACTACAGCTGATg GTTCCAGTATCCTGGACAGAGCTGTTATTGAACACAACTTACTATCTGCAAGCAAACTTTATAACAACATTACTTTTGAAGAGCTTGGAGCATTACTGGAAATCCCTGCAGCTAAG gCAGAAAAGATAGCTTCTCAGATGATAACTGAGGGTCGCATGAATGGATTCATTGATCAAATTGATGGAATTGTTCATTTTGAGA CTCGTGAAGCTTTGCCAACTTGGGACAAGCAGATTCAGTCGCTGTGTTTCCAGGTCAACAACCTGCTGGAGAAGATAAGTCAGACAGCCCCAGAATGGACAGCGCAGGCAATGGAGGCCCAGATGGCTCAGTGA